The proteins below are encoded in one region of Helianthus annuus cultivar XRQ/B chromosome 2, HanXRQr2.0-SUNRISE, whole genome shotgun sequence:
- the LOC118488102 gene encoding ricin B-like lectin R40G3 — MDRHNHNAPSHHHQPSQPQATVTVHHDSHHTPNYTDNKPTVRFYCKAKNDYSLTIRNGKVVLAPTNPSDHHQHWIKEEKYSNTVKDEEGFPSFALVNKATGQAIKHSAGSGKPVELVEYNPDKVDESVLWTQSKDLGDGFHAVRVVNNIKLNVDAWNGDKEHGGVRDGTEIYLWGWTKGDNQRWTTAPF; from the exons ATGGATCGCCACAACCACAATGCACCATCCCACCACCATCAACCATCCCAACCGCAAGCCACGGTCACGGTCCACCATGACTCCCACCACACCCCTAACTACACTGACAACAAACCCACTGTCAGGTTTTACTGCAAGGCCAAAAATGATTACTCACTCACTATCCGAAATGGTAAAGTGGTTCTTGCACCCACCAACCCTTCTGATCACCATCAG CATTGGATAAAAGAAGAGAAGTACAGCAACACAGTGAAGGATGAAGAGGGTTTTCCCTCTTTTGCTTTGGTGAATAAAGCTACTGGACAGGCAATCAAACACTCTGCTGGTTCCGGGAAGCCG GTTGAGCTAGTGGAATACAATCCAGATAAGGTTGATGAGTCAGTTCTTTGGACCCAAAGCAAGGATTTGGGTGATGGTTTTCATGCAGTAAGGGTGGTTAATAACATTAAGCTCAATGTAGATGCCTGGAATGGTGATAAAGAACATGGTGGTGTTCGTGATGGCACCGAAATTTATCTCTGGGGATGGACCAAGGGTGATAACCAGCGGTGGACCACTGCGCCTTTCT GA